The following proteins come from a genomic window of Nocardioides albertanoniae:
- a CDS encoding ABC transporter ATP-binding protein, whose amino-acid sequence MSDEDSIPQRATTTDGFKVLGVAIRREWAVFTLSTLGSALFGALTVADAWVLGWSTDHVLVPGLRDGEIGAGWLWAVVGLFVAVAILRAVGVVARRLGAGVMQYRMQAHSRRAVTRQYLALPLSWHHRHPTGQLLSNANSDVEASWAPIAPLPMAVGTLAMMVIAVGQMFWTDVVLASVAILVFPAVVVANLIFQRFSSPLITRAQQLRAELSGIAHESFDGALVVKTLGREAEETDRFEAKAQELRDVNIRAGRIRATFDPVLAALPSLGVLAVLAVGVGRVSSGAAAPGDVVQIGFLLTIVAFPIRSFGWLLGEFPRSVVGFRRVQRVLDATGRLVYGTERVSREPSGARVTLDGVAYAYADGPTLLDGVDFEVEPGKTVAIVGETASGKSTMTMLLARLIDPDKGRITLDGTDLRDLDAGEWARVAALVPQNAFVFDDSVRGNVTLGADHTDDEVWAALAAAQADGFVAALPDGLDTTLGERGASLSGGQRQRLALARALVRRPRLLVLDDATSAVDPEVEQRILAALRSGADGGALRDGGRETSLVVVAYRKATIALADEVVHLEAGRIRDRGTHAELLARDESYSRLVNAYETPEAATETNPETVQEAAQ is encoded by the coding sequence ATGAGCGACGAGGATTCGATACCCCAGCGGGCTACGACGACCGACGGGTTCAAGGTCCTCGGAGTGGCCATCCGGCGCGAGTGGGCGGTGTTCACGCTCTCGACGCTCGGATCGGCGTTGTTCGGTGCGCTGACGGTCGCGGACGCCTGGGTGCTGGGCTGGTCGACCGACCATGTGCTGGTGCCCGGGCTGCGCGACGGTGAGATCGGCGCGGGCTGGTTGTGGGCCGTGGTCGGGCTCTTCGTCGCCGTCGCGATCCTGCGGGCCGTCGGCGTCGTGGCGCGGCGGCTGGGTGCCGGGGTGATGCAATACCGCATGCAGGCGCACTCGCGCCGCGCCGTCACCCGGCAGTACCTCGCGCTCCCGCTCTCCTGGCACCACCGGCACCCGACCGGTCAGCTGCTCTCCAACGCCAACTCCGACGTCGAGGCGTCCTGGGCGCCGATCGCCCCGCTGCCGATGGCGGTCGGCACCCTCGCCATGATGGTGATCGCGGTCGGTCAGATGTTCTGGACCGACGTGGTGCTCGCGTCGGTGGCGATCCTCGTCTTCCCGGCGGTCGTGGTCGCCAACCTGATCTTCCAGCGGTTCTCCTCGCCGCTGATCACCCGCGCCCAGCAGCTGCGCGCGGAGCTGTCCGGCATCGCCCACGAGTCCTTCGACGGTGCGCTCGTGGTCAAGACGCTGGGGCGCGAGGCCGAGGAGACCGACCGTTTCGAGGCGAAGGCGCAGGAGCTGCGCGACGTCAACATCCGTGCCGGCCGGATCCGGGCGACGTTCGACCCGGTGCTGGCGGCGCTGCCGAGCCTCGGTGTCCTCGCCGTGCTGGCAGTGGGGGTGGGTCGCGTCTCCAGCGGTGCTGCCGCGCCGGGCGACGTCGTCCAGATCGGCTTCCTGCTCACCATCGTCGCGTTCCCGATCCGTTCCTTCGGGTGGTTGCTGGGGGAGTTCCCGCGCAGCGTCGTCGGGTTCCGGCGGGTGCAGCGGGTGCTGGACGCGACCGGCAGGCTCGTCTACGGCACCGAACGCGTGAGCCGCGAGCCCAGCGGCGCGCGGGTGACGCTCGACGGCGTCGCCTACGCCTACGCCGACGGGCCTACGCTCCTCGACGGCGTCGACTTCGAGGTCGAGCCCGGCAAGACGGTCGCGATCGTCGGTGAGACGGCATCGGGAAAGAGCACCATGACGATGCTGCTGGCGCGGCTCATCGACCCCGACAAGGGCCGGATCACCCTCGACGGCACCGACCTGCGCGACCTGGACGCGGGGGAGTGGGCCCGGGTCGCCGCGCTGGTGCCGCAGAACGCCTTCGTCTTCGACGACTCCGTGCGCGGCAACGTCACCCTCGGCGCCGACCACACCGACGACGAGGTCTGGGCAGCGCTCGCGGCCGCGCAGGCCGACGGCTTCGTCGCCGCGCTGCCCGACGGCCTCGACACCACCCTCGGTGAGCGCGGCGCCAGCCTCTCGGGCGGTCAGCGTCAACGCCTGGCGCTCGCCCGAGCTCTCGTACGCCGCCCCCGGCTGCTCGTCCTCGACGACGCGACCTCGGCGGTCGACCCGGAGGTCGAGCAGCGGATCCTTGCCGCGCTGCGGAGCGGCGCAGACGGTGGAGCGCTGCGCGACGGCGGCCGCGAGACGAGCCTCGTGGTGGTCGCCTACCGCAAGGCGACGATCGCGTTGGCCGACGAGGTGGTGCACCTCGAAGCCGGCCGGATCCGTGACCGCGGCACCCACGCCGAGCTGCTCGCCCGCGACGAGTCCTACTCCCGGCTGGTCAACGCCTACGAGACCCCGGAGGCCGCCACAGAGACGAACCCGGAGACCGTCCAGGAGGCAGCCCAGTGA
- the hisF gene encoding imidazole glycerol phosphate synthase subunit HisF — MTLAVRVIPCLDVDAGRVVKGINFKELRDAGDPVELAATYDKEGADELTFLDISASHEGRATTLEIVTRTAEQVFIPLTVGGGIRSVDDVDRMLRAGADKIAVNTAAIDRPELIAEIADRFGNQVLVLSVDARRAPGTDSGFEVTTHGGRKSAGLDAIEWAAKAVELGAGEILLNAMDADGTEDGFDIDLIKAVRSEVTVPVIASGGAGSAEHFPPAVEAGADAVLAATIFHFGKVRIGEAKQALSGAGAPVR, encoded by the coding sequence ATGACGTTGGCCGTACGCGTCATCCCCTGCCTCGACGTCGACGCCGGTCGGGTCGTGAAGGGGATCAACTTCAAGGAGCTGCGCGACGCCGGTGACCCGGTGGAGCTGGCCGCGACCTACGACAAGGAAGGCGCCGACGAGCTCACCTTCCTCGACATCTCCGCCTCCCACGAGGGGCGCGCGACCACGTTGGAGATCGTCACACGCACCGCGGAGCAGGTCTTCATCCCGCTCACGGTCGGTGGTGGGATCCGCAGCGTCGACGACGTCGACCGGATGCTGCGGGCCGGCGCCGACAAGATCGCGGTCAACACTGCCGCGATCGACCGTCCTGAGCTGATCGCCGAGATCGCCGACCGGTTCGGCAACCAGGTGCTCGTGCTCTCCGTCGACGCCCGCCGGGCGCCGGGCACCGACTCCGGTTTCGAGGTCACGACCCACGGCGGCCGCAAGTCGGCGGGGTTGGATGCGATCGAGTGGGCTGCGAAGGCCGTCGAGCTCGGTGCCGGGGAGATCCTGCTCAACGCGATGGACGCCGACGGCACCGAGGACGGCTTCGACATCGACCTGATCAAGGCTGTACGCAGCGAGGTGACCGTGCCGGTCATCGCCTCCGGTGGCGCCGGCAGCGCCGAGCACTTCCCGCCCGCGGTGGAGGCCGGCGCCGACGCCGTCCTGGCAGCGACCATCTTCCACTTCGGGAAGGTGCGCATCGGCGAGGCCAAGCAGGCCCTCTCCGGCGCCGGCGCGCCGGTTCGCTGA
- a CDS encoding YncE family protein, translated as MRRAATGTIAMLFVFSLTAAAPAVNAEEGTQMRDVMLVGNNWDGTASIVDARSLEVLRKGIDLVPDKEEELAEIRKDPERLAMYYLVRYGPGEGNDQLVDDMFTTSDGKLLAVSRPSLADVVWIDIEKALAGSPDPVVVEQQMDGHRTDHMGLSPDGTKLLVSDSTSRAVHEYWMGGADDPRTGERLRTFESGETPHENNYSEDGSKIFHASIGRVYLPGDQKEISLDSLPLINLDQLGLGTIPGTDLLPPIKIGPVHDAIKGDRWFEIVDESSFEISQRWEMGKELEEAGYDSISSAVRPMAVAPGERFIYFQMSFLHGIVEFDTQAADIDGKVGYSTGSVDEPRTGAVTRVIPLPKRTKLPRELYVNDSAHHGLSIDAEGKALCAAGTMDDYVAMVDRSTGDHTTLDEETTGHYYGKPYWTTEGLGNTCWASLSDADAVAVIDFRTGEELAYLDVGNHPQRVRPGQIPSSLLS; from the coding sequence ATGCGTCGTGCGGCAACAGGCACCATCGCCATGCTCTTCGTCTTCTCCCTGACCGCGGCAGCCCCGGCGGTCAACGCGGAGGAGGGCACCCAGATGCGCGACGTGATGCTCGTCGGCAACAACTGGGACGGCACGGCGTCGATCGTCGACGCCCGCTCCCTGGAGGTGCTGCGCAAGGGCATCGACCTGGTGCCCGACAAGGAGGAGGAGCTCGCCGAGATCCGCAAGGATCCCGAGCGCCTCGCGATGTACTACCTCGTGCGCTACGGCCCCGGCGAGGGCAACGACCAGCTCGTCGACGACATGTTCACGACCAGCGACGGCAAGCTGCTGGCGGTCTCCCGGCCCAGCCTCGCCGACGTGGTCTGGATCGACATCGAGAAGGCGCTCGCGGGCTCGCCCGACCCGGTCGTGGTCGAGCAGCAGATGGACGGGCATCGCACCGACCACATGGGCCTCTCCCCCGACGGCACCAAGCTGCTGGTCTCCGACTCGACCTCGCGCGCGGTGCACGAATACTGGATGGGTGGAGCGGATGACCCGCGCACCGGCGAGCGGCTGCGTACGTTCGAGTCCGGGGAGACACCGCACGAGAACAACTACTCCGAGGACGGCTCCAAGATCTTCCACGCCTCCATCGGCCGGGTCTACCTGCCCGGCGACCAGAAGGAGATCTCCCTCGACTCGCTGCCGCTGATCAACCTCGACCAGCTCGGGCTCGGCACGATCCCGGGCACCGATCTGCTGCCGCCGATCAAGATCGGCCCGGTCCACGACGCGATCAAGGGCGACCGCTGGTTCGAGATCGTCGACGAGTCCTCCTTCGAGATCTCCCAGCGCTGGGAGATGGGCAAGGAGCTCGAGGAGGCCGGCTACGACTCGATCTCCTCGGCCGTACGTCCGATGGCGGTCGCGCCCGGCGAGCGATTCATCTACTTCCAGATGTCTTTCCTGCACGGGATCGTCGAGTTCGACACCCAGGCGGCCGACATCGACGGGAAGGTCGGCTACTCCACCGGCTCCGTCGACGAGCCCCGCACCGGCGCCGTCACCCGGGTCATCCCGCTGCCGAAGCGCACCAAGCTGCCGCGCGAGCTCTACGTCAACGACTCCGCCCACCACGGCCTCTCGATCGACGCCGAGGGCAAGGCGCTGTGCGCGGCCGGCACGATGGACGACTACGTCGCGATGGTCGACCGTTCGACCGGCGACCACACGACCCTCGACGAGGAGACCACGGGCCACTACTACGGCAAGCCCTACTGGACCACCGAAGGCCTCGGCAACACCTGCTGGGCATCGCTGTCCGACGCCGACGCGGTCGCGGTCATCGACTTCCGCACCGGTGAAGAGCTCGCCTACCTCGACGTCGGCAACCACCCCCAGCGCGTACGCCCCGGGCAGATCCCGAGCTCGCTGCTGAGCTGA
- a CDS encoding cysteine hydrolase gives MPEPRVHRWEIPEREYARHEARRGRRHAYESLDPTRTALLAVDLVPFFYEANATCYAITPNVRLLAEALRETGGVVAWIVPGDPGPRAWAREFLGEEVAELFRGSGGAGPVAGRLGPGLEAREGDMLVEKTATSALFPGSSTLHDQLRERDIDNVIVTGTLTEVCVAGTARDAATLGYRTVLVADATAGRDDDSHIATLTTIYRTFADVRSTEDVLELLGTGVVS, from the coding sequence GTGCCGGAGCCGAGGGTGCACAGGTGGGAGATCCCCGAGCGGGAGTATGCCCGGCACGAGGCCCGGCGGGGCAGGCGGCATGCCTACGAGAGCCTCGACCCGACCCGGACGGCACTGCTCGCCGTCGATCTCGTGCCGTTCTTCTACGAGGCGAACGCGACCTGCTACGCGATCACCCCGAACGTACGTCTCCTCGCCGAGGCGCTCCGGGAGACCGGCGGGGTGGTCGCGTGGATCGTGCCGGGTGACCCGGGCCCGAGGGCGTGGGCACGGGAGTTCCTCGGGGAGGAGGTGGCTGAGCTGTTCCGAGGCAGTGGCGGGGCTGGGCCGGTCGCGGGTCGGCTCGGGCCGGGTCTCGAGGCGCGCGAGGGTGACATGCTCGTCGAGAAGACCGCGACCAGCGCCCTGTTTCCGGGCAGCTCGACGCTGCACGACCAACTTCGGGAGCGCGACATCGACAACGTCATCGTCACCGGCACGCTCACCGAGGTCTGCGTCGCCGGCACGGCGCGCGACGCGGCCACGCTGGGATACCGCACCGTCCTGGTCGCCGACGCCACCGCGGGTCGCGACGACGACTCCCACATCGCGACGCTGACGACGATCTACCGCACCTTCGCAGACGTACGCAGCACCGAGGACGTGCTCGAGCTCCTCGGCACGGGCGTAGTGTCATGA
- the hisI gene encoding phosphoribosyl-AMP cyclohydrolase: MTTGPTSEGLDPAIVDRLKRDPDGLVPAIAQQHDTGEVLMLGYMNDESLARTLATGRATYWSRSRQEYWVKGETSGHRQWVKEVRLDCDGDTILLKVDQEGPACHTGDRTCFDAGLISSGQLS; this comes from the coding sequence GTGACTACTGGACCCACGAGCGAGGGGCTCGACCCCGCCATCGTCGACCGGCTCAAGCGCGACCCCGACGGGCTGGTGCCCGCGATCGCACAACAGCACGACACCGGCGAGGTGCTGATGCTCGGCTACATGAACGACGAGTCGCTGGCGCGCACGCTCGCGACGGGCCGGGCGACCTACTGGTCGCGCAGCCGACAGGAATACTGGGTCAAGGGCGAGACCTCCGGGCACCGCCAGTGGGTCAAGGAGGTGCGTCTCGACTGCGACGGCGACACGATCCTGCTCAAGGTCGATCAGGAGGGCCCGGCCTGTCACACCGGCGACCGCACCTGCTTCGACGCCGGCCTGATCTCCTCGGGGCAGCTTTCGTGA
- a CDS encoding SRPBCC family protein yields MTAYEVSRSAVLPCDLERAHGLLDDFREWPAWSPWEGLDPHMSRTYSGPDSGVGARYEWSGNKRAGEGTMEVTVSTPEHIEVALQFLKPFKSRSAVIFDLTPVDDGTRLSWIQTGTVSGLVALMAKVYPMEKALGPDMEKGLANLVAQTARPAS; encoded by the coding sequence ATGACCGCTTACGAGGTTTCGAGGTCCGCGGTGCTGCCGTGCGACCTCGAGCGGGCTCATGGGCTGCTCGACGACTTTCGCGAGTGGCCGGCCTGGTCGCCGTGGGAGGGGCTCGATCCGCACATGTCGCGCACCTACTCGGGTCCCGACTCGGGCGTCGGCGCGCGCTATGAGTGGTCGGGCAACAAGCGGGCGGGGGAGGGCACGATGGAGGTCACCGTGTCGACGCCCGAGCACATCGAGGTCGCGTTGCAGTTCCTCAAGCCGTTCAAGAGTCGCAGCGCGGTCATCTTCGACCTGACGCCCGTCGACGACGGCACCCGGCTCAGCTGGATCCAGACCGGCACCGTGAGCGGCCTGGTGGCGTTGATGGCCAAGGTCTACCCGATGGAGAAGGCGCTGGGGCCCGACATGGAGAAGGGGCTCGCCAACCTGGTGGCTCAGACCGCGCGCCCCGCGAGCTGA
- the priA gene encoding bifunctional 1-(5-phosphoribosyl)-5-((5-phosphoribosylamino)methylideneamino)imidazole-4-carboxamide isomerase/phosphoribosylanthranilate isomerase PriA — MGDYLELLPAVDVKGGQAVQLVQGVDGSEKRFGDPVEAALRWQETGAEWIHLVDLDAAFGHGNNRETLAGIVGKLDLKVEMSGGIRDDESLEAAMATGCRRVNIGTAALENPEWTRRAIATYGDRVAVGLDVRGRTLAARGWTQEGGDLYETLARLDSEGCARYVVTDVNKDGMLQGPNLDLLRAVCEATDRPVVASGGVTTIDDIEALMGLVEIGVEGAIAGTALYTGSLDLADALDLTLGRPRGDQS; from the coding sequence ATGGGTGATTACCTCGAGCTCCTGCCGGCCGTCGATGTGAAGGGCGGGCAGGCTGTCCAGCTTGTGCAAGGCGTCGACGGGTCGGAGAAGCGGTTCGGCGACCCCGTCGAGGCTGCGCTGCGGTGGCAGGAGACCGGGGCCGAGTGGATCCATCTGGTCGACCTCGATGCCGCGTTCGGGCACGGCAACAACCGCGAGACGTTGGCCGGGATCGTCGGCAAGCTCGACCTCAAGGTCGAGATGAGCGGCGGGATCCGCGACGACGAGTCGCTCGAGGCCGCGATGGCGACGGGCTGCCGCCGCGTCAACATCGGCACCGCCGCGCTGGAGAATCCCGAGTGGACCCGCCGCGCGATCGCGACCTACGGCGACCGGGTCGCCGTCGGCCTCGACGTACGCGGCCGCACCCTCGCGGCCCGCGGCTGGACCCAGGAGGGCGGCGACCTCTACGAGACGCTCGCCCGTCTCGACTCGGAGGGCTGCGCGCGCTACGTCGTCACCGACGTCAACAAGGACGGGATGCTCCAGGGCCCCAACCTCGACCTGCTGCGCGCGGTCTGCGAGGCCACCGACCGGCCGGTCGTGGCCAGCGGGGGAGTGACCACGATCGACGACATCGAGGCGCTGATGGGCCTGGTCGAGATCGGCGTGGAGGGCGCGATCGCCGGCACGGCGCTCTACACCGGCTCCCTCGACCTCGCCGACGCGCTCGACCTGACCCTCGGCCGGCCGCGCGGAGACCAGTCATGA
- a CDS encoding ABC transporter ATP-binding protein, translated as MTATLEPETRVGSGEELGAIETIRLGIKHSPELVEGIRRTFALAVLASVGQVVVPIVVQQSLDNGLSGEGGPDFGYVLRAGLVAAVAIAVTGWASFMMTSRLFTAAERGLSTLRTKAFRHVHDLPMLTQSTEHRGALVSRVTSDVDQVSQFIVFGGLLFIVSIGQMLIATVVMVVYSWQLAILVWLCFGPLFLSLRFFQRKLSAAYTLARRQVAKMLSAVSEPVVGAAVVKAYAVEDRTQQRIDREIDATSAAQTKAQAYTSIFFSLGGLSGGLANAGVIVGGVLLALAYRGSGGALSVGEILAFAFLVTLFVGPVQMGTQILTDAQNAIASWRRTIGILETPADLVDPGADGATLPRGPLSIEFDAVTFAYPGGSPVLHDISFAIAPGSRVAVVGETGSGKSTIAKLLTRVMDVTEGRVRLDGVDVREVGNASLRASVVLVPQEGFLFDSTLADNVRYGRLAATDEEIERAASVLGLGDWLAGLPAGVRTQVGQRGESLSAGERQLVALLRAQLADPDLLVLDEATSAVDPRLEMRINRALERLMSGRTSVTIAHRLSTAEAADEVIVVDAGRLAQRGPHADLVAQEGSTYARLHASWVAQQGS; from the coding sequence GTGACCGCGACCCTCGAGCCCGAGACCCGGGTCGGCAGCGGCGAGGAGCTCGGCGCGATCGAGACCATCCGCCTGGGCATCAAGCACTCCCCGGAGCTGGTCGAAGGCATCCGCCGCACCTTCGCGCTCGCGGTGCTCGCGAGCGTCGGTCAGGTGGTCGTGCCGATCGTGGTGCAGCAGAGCCTCGACAACGGGCTCAGCGGCGAGGGCGGTCCCGACTTCGGCTATGTCCTGCGGGCCGGCCTCGTCGCAGCGGTTGCCATCGCGGTCACCGGCTGGGCGTCGTTCATGATGACCAGCCGCCTCTTCACCGCCGCCGAGCGGGGCCTGTCGACGCTGCGTACGAAAGCCTTCCGGCATGTGCACGACCTGCCGATGCTCACCCAGTCGACCGAGCACCGCGGCGCGCTGGTCTCGCGGGTGACCAGCGACGTCGACCAGGTCAGCCAGTTCATCGTGTTCGGCGGGCTGCTCTTCATCGTCAGCATCGGCCAGATGCTCATCGCCACCGTGGTGATGGTGGTCTACTCCTGGCAGCTCGCGATCCTGGTCTGGCTCTGCTTCGGTCCGCTCTTCCTGAGCCTGCGATTCTTCCAGCGCAAGCTGTCGGCGGCCTACACGCTCGCGCGCCGCCAGGTCGCCAAGATGCTCTCCGCGGTCTCCGAGCCGGTCGTCGGCGCCGCCGTCGTGAAGGCGTACGCCGTCGAGGACCGCACCCAGCAGCGGATCGACCGCGAGATCGATGCCACCAGCGCCGCGCAGACCAAGGCGCAGGCCTACACCTCGATCTTCTTCAGCCTCGGTGGTCTCTCCGGCGGCCTCGCCAACGCGGGTGTGATCGTCGGCGGCGTGCTGCTCGCCCTGGCCTACCGGGGCAGCGGTGGCGCCCTGAGCGTCGGGGAGATCCTGGCGTTCGCGTTCCTGGTCACGCTGTTCGTGGGCCCGGTGCAGATGGGCACCCAGATCCTCACCGATGCCCAGAACGCGATCGCCTCCTGGCGGCGCACGATCGGGATCCTGGAGACGCCCGCCGACCTCGTCGATCCCGGCGCCGACGGCGCGACACTGCCGCGGGGTCCGCTCTCGATCGAGTTCGACGCCGTCACCTTCGCCTATCCCGGAGGAAGCCCGGTCCTCCACGACATCTCCTTCGCGATCGCGCCCGGCAGCCGGGTCGCGGTGGTGGGGGAGACCGGCTCGGGCAAGTCGACGATCGCCAAGCTGCTCACCCGCGTGATGGACGTGACCGAGGGCCGGGTGCGTCTCGACGGCGTCGACGTGCGCGAGGTCGGCAACGCCTCGCTGCGCGCCAGCGTCGTGCTGGTGCCCCAGGAGGGGTTCCTCTTCGACTCCACGCTCGCCGACAACGTCCGCTACGGGCGGCTGGCCGCGACCGACGAGGAGATCGAGCGTGCCGCCAGCGTGCTCGGGCTCGGCGACTGGCTGGCCGGTCTCCCGGCCGGGGTCAGGACCCAGGTCGGGCAGCGCGGTGAGTCGCTCTCGGCCGGCGAGCGACAGCTCGTGGCGCTGCTGCGGGCCCAGCTCGCCGACCCCGACCTGCTGGTGCTCGACGAGGCCACCTCCGCGGTCGACCCGCGCCTGGAGATGCGGATCAACCGCGCGCTGGAGCGGCTGATGAGCGGGCGCACCTCGGTCACGATCGCCCACCGTCTCTCCACCGCCGAGGCCGCGGACGAGGTGATCGTGGTCGACGCCGGCCGGCTCGCCCAGCGTGGACCCCACGCCGACCTGGTGGCTCAGGAGGGCTCGACGTACGCCCGTCTGCACGCCTCCTGGGTCGCCCAACAGGGCAGCTGA
- a CDS encoding Trp biosynthesis-associated membrane protein, whose translation MKASFGPTVIAGLGGAALAAWAGSNDWVKVTAPGPMPADLNDSPGTTGLALVALAAWGVVLVTRGLVRRLVAALAGLAGIGVIVTFFGHAGTDALGRAVESEVVWGETQRATTPWPYLALLGAVVTIAAAVAGVRLAPRWPEMGRKYDAPAAAEPAAKPLEEQSTLDVWKSLDEGRDPTTGDQ comes from the coding sequence GTGAAGGCCTCCTTCGGACCCACCGTGATCGCCGGTCTCGGCGGTGCGGCCCTGGCCGCCTGGGCCGGGTCCAACGACTGGGTCAAGGTGACCGCCCCCGGGCCGATGCCCGCCGACCTCAACGACTCTCCGGGCACCACCGGCCTGGCCCTGGTCGCGCTCGCCGCCTGGGGCGTCGTGCTGGTCACCCGAGGTCTGGTACGGCGCCTGGTGGCCGCCCTCGCCGGGCTGGCCGGGATCGGCGTCATCGTCACGTTCTTCGGCCATGCCGGCACCGACGCGCTGGGCCGCGCGGTCGAGTCGGAGGTCGTGTGGGGCGAGACCCAGCGCGCGACCACACCGTGGCCCTATCTCGCGCTCCTCGGTGCGGTCGTGACGATCGCGGCCGCGGTCGCCGGCGTACGGCTGGCGCCCAGGTGGCCCGAGATGGGCCGCAAGTATGACGCCCCGGCCGCGGCCGAGCCCGCGGCGAAGCCGCTCGAGGAACAGTCCACGCTGGACGTCTGGAAGTCGCTGGACGAGGGTCGCGACCCGACGACCGGCGATCAATGA
- a CDS encoding HGxxPAAW family protein, whose translation MSASHGNTPAAWIAVAVGLLGFLIGSVAMMLSPISWTIFWVGVAVTVVGGLLFIVLAKLGFNTESH comes from the coding sequence ATGTCCGCCAGCCACGGCAACACCCCGGCAGCTTGGATCGCAGTCGCGGTCGGTCTCCTCGGCTTCCTGATCGGCAGCGTCGCCATGATGCTCAGCCCGATCAGCTGGACCATCTTCTGGGTCGGCGTGGCCGTCACCGTCGTCGGTGGTCTGCTCTTCATCGTGCTCGCCAAGCTCGGCTTCAACACCGAGTCTCATTGA
- a CDS encoding VOC family protein yields MTPRRFGICIDANDPARVAEFWAAVLDRETETRGEEIALLPRADDDVRIRFVPTQAPKTLENPHHLHLTSSRPEDQQRTVDRLLGLGATHLDVGQLPEENHIVLADPEGNELCVIEAGNNWLAGTDFLGEVAADGSRETGVFWSEALGWPLVWDEDGETAITTPSRSAKVAWGGPPSAPRGPRDRFRFDLVAAEDTGPVAEIRRLVGLGATLVEETYEDGRWARLKDPDAYEFVLLAPR; encoded by the coding sequence ATGACACCTCGACGGTTCGGGATCTGCATCGACGCCAACGACCCCGCGCGGGTCGCGGAGTTCTGGGCGGCCGTGCTCGACCGGGAGACCGAGACCCGCGGCGAGGAGATCGCTCTGCTGCCACGCGCCGACGACGACGTGCGGATCCGGTTCGTGCCGACGCAGGCGCCGAAGACGCTGGAGAACCCGCATCATCTGCATCTGACGAGCAGCCGGCCGGAGGATCAGCAGCGCACCGTCGACCGGCTGCTCGGGCTCGGTGCCACCCACCTCGACGTGGGCCAGCTCCCGGAGGAGAACCACATCGTGCTCGCCGACCCCGAGGGCAACGAGCTGTGCGTGATCGAGGCGGGCAACAACTGGCTGGCGGGCACCGACTTCCTCGGCGAGGTCGCCGCGGACGGGTCGCGGGAGACCGGGGTGTTCTGGAGCGAGGCGCTCGGCTGGCCGCTGGTCTGGGACGAGGACGGCGAGACCGCGATCACGACCCCTTCGCGCAGCGCCAAGGTCGCCTGGGGCGGGCCGCCGTCGGCGCCGCGCGGTCCACGGGACCGGTTCCGCTTCGATCTGGTCGCGGCCGAGGACACCGGCCCCGTCGCCGAGATCCGTCGCCTCGTCGGTCTCGGAGCGACGCTAGTCGAGGAGACGTACGAGGACGGGCGCTGGGCGAGGCTGAAGGACCCGGACGCCTACGAGTTCGTGCTGCTGGCGCCTCGCTGA
- a CDS encoding DUF4190 domain-containing protein, which produces MSYGTPPPPPPQYGSPAPGQPGQPAGNNKKAIWALVLGILSIPCCSIFTGIPAIILGKMAQGEIAGSGGAQGGRGMATAGFILGIVSIALFILNIILYATGVLSFDGTTTTY; this is translated from the coding sequence ATGAGCTACGGAACACCGCCGCCGCCACCGCCGCAGTACGGCTCGCCGGCGCCCGGGCAGCCCGGGCAGCCCGCCGGTAACAACAAGAAGGCGATCTGGGCACTTGTCCTCGGCATCCTCAGCATTCCGTGCTGCTCCATCTTCACCGGCATCCCGGCGATCATCCTGGGCAAGATGGCCCAGGGCGAGATCGCCGGCTCCGGCGGCGCGCAGGGCGGTCGAGGCATGGCCACGGCCGGGTTCATCCTCGGCATCGTGAGCATCGCGCTCTTCATCCTCAACATCATCCTGTACGCCACCGGCGTGCTGAGCTTCGACGGCACCACGACCACCTACTGA